The sequence below is a genomic window from Brachyhypopomus gauderio isolate BG-103 chromosome 5, BGAUD_0.2, whole genome shotgun sequence.
ggtcttcctctacgggtcatcagacctctacaactaattcagaatgctgcagcacgactggtcttcaatctacccaagttctcacatgtgactcctctgctacgctctcttcactggcttccagtagcggcacgcaacagatataaaaccttgatgcttgcttacaaagccaaaaatggactggcccctccctacatgatgtccatggtcaaaagccgatctgtagagcgaacacttagaacctcaagcctggctcgacttgaaactccatgcttaaagtctcatggaagacaaagctccagactattctccatcctggctccaagatggtggaacgatcttccattagctgctaggactgcagagtctattgctatcttcaagcgtagactgaagactcacctgtttgttgagttcttaccagagcactaactcagctgataccacttgccgtgttcttaaattgtatgtctgtctatggttatttgtgcttcctggcaaatgcctaacttgcaaaacactaggtaatgatattgactcctgtagtttagtagtagtctgactcaatggtgtcttgaattctggcctatctgtactatttcctaggatgtattctgtgatcagaagcaaaacactttgtaagtcgctctggataagagcgtctgctaaatgccgtaaatgtaaatgtaaatgtaaatgtaaatctatGATTTATATCATTATCATTGTAAGAAAATACAAAAATTATCCATTATAAGTGCAATGCTCCTTTACGATGAACAAAAGGTATTCACCATCTCTGAATGAGTGGAAGGAGAGAGGTAAAACGCATAGAGTGGGATGAAGAAGCCCTCCAGTTCACCAATCAACAGAAGGAGGATCACGCCATCTGCAAACTGATGACACAAGTATGTAGCACACGCACATAACACTCATATAGGAAGCAGTGATGTGTACATGTTCTATTTATATCATTTTGACATCATGTCAGAAAGCTTTGCTTTATTTGGTGAGGTGAACAGGTACTTGTATTTACTTGTTTTTCGAGGTCAGTCACCTGCAGCCTCAATGCAGACATGTTCTTATTGACAAAATGAAAGATAGCCTGCAGGCATAGAGGCAGATCAGCAGTTAGATTACCGTATAGCTAAGCTTTACCTGACCTGATGTTTGAATGTTAACTGCAGTCTGTAGGGGACTACCTTCTTTACTGTGGCAATTTTATATTCATCAAGTCTGAGTACCTCATCTATGGGGTCTTCTGATAAGAAGAGAGAGTCAAGCAAGAGAGGGGATGTGGCAAAGCAGCTTCCAGGTTATTTTGACATGTTTTCAGGCATAAACAACAATTATAATCACAATTAAAACTCACTTGACTTACTGTTAGATGGTCCATCTGTATTCTCACTGGAATCATGGAAGaaatataagaccatataaaaCAAGGACTGTAGCTTTCACAATATTCTCACTTTAATGTGCTTATATTCAGATATCAATCCCGATCTGCTCTGATGTTCATACCTTTGAGCTGTGATGTGCTCTATCTGTTTTTCAGATTTGATGCCGCTTTTGTTAACCTTCGTTTAAAAATGCATTGATGTATCAAAGGTTAATGACTTCCTTAAAGTAGATTTAGGAAAAACAAAAATCACTGAATTGTTTCTGTATGTGCATTTATTTTAAACATGCATACATTTTGCCCACCTCAAGTAAAATGACTTCCACACTGACATTTGGGGGTAGGACTAAGTTGGGATTGTAACGCTTCACCATGGCAACCAGAAGATGAAGAGTTGACAGCAAGTCTCGGCTGTGAATGACTTACCAGGAGAGAAGGCACTTATACACACTAGATATCATAATGACGGTTAGTAAATGGTGGTACCACAGTGGGATCATGCATTCAATGAGCAAGCCATCACTCACGTTTGACACTCCATTTTGCTGCAGTGTCTGTCTCAGGCCCGATCCCGAGGTCCTCGTTTAGAGCCTGCAGGATCACCTCCAGCTTGCGCATTTGAGCTGCACTGCTCACTGCGATCTCCTCCACCTGTAGGCACACTCCTCCTAACTTGCCTATAGGTGGCACACACGGGCAGGGAATGGTCTGAAGTGTTTTGCACAAGGCGACTAGCAATCAGGACGATTTGCCTAATGAGATGTGCAGATATGCACATAGACACTACGGCAGAACACCGATTCCTTACtcagcaggtgatggagaaCCAGGCCGTCGTACAGGTCTTCCTCCAGTGCCTGGACCACAATGTGCTCTGACTTCAGAGTGCTATTGATCCACTGTACCAGcacctgacacacacccacGGCAGGTCAGGGGTGAAGATACGGGTCAGATAAAGACATACTGGAACACATCATGGCTTTAAAATGAAAAGTCAAAAACAGATTGAGGAACCCACCTCTTTAAGTTTGACCAGTCTGGAATCGGTTAGAGACACTGGCTGGATGGTCTTCCTTCTTTCTCCTGCAGAACACTGATTAGTTCCATCACACAGGGGCCTAATTTAACCCAGGCTCTTTGATGATACACACTCAGTGGAGTCACATGTGACACATGCACACTTCTCATAATACTCACCTACAAAATACGCAGGTGCATCAGAGTCTTGCACAAATTCTTCCATTTTTTCGTACTTTTTATGTATGCTGCACGTCGATGCTGTTGTGAACACATATATGGATAAATACAATTATAAGTTGTTATAAGCCTGGGGCATCATGGGGCATCATGGGGCAATGGGGTGGAAGCATACGCTGAGCAGAGTGAGGTTTATTATAGGCAAAACCAAAATCAGAGTGAGGGTCACAGTCCAGTTTCAAAAAGTCAGCACGTATatcgatgatgatgatgacagacTTAAAGATAACCTAATATTAACAATACACACCAACAatatacaccaacacaaaacttTGTTGAGACAGAATTCACCTCCAGAAACTCACAAAACATAACCTGGAACAACCTTCACAATAACCAATACTGACTGCACAGAGACCAGGGTTTAAATATCAGACATACCAAAG
It includes:
- the parvg gene encoding gamma-parvin isoform X3, with the protein product MEEFVQDSDAPAYFVGERRKTIQPVSLTDSRLVKLKEVLVQWINSTLKSEHIVVQALEEDLYDGLVLHHLLSKLGGVCLQVEEIAVSSAAQMRKLEVILQALNEDLGIGPETDTAAKWSVKLIHSRDLLSTLHLLVAMVKRYNPNLVLPPNVSVEVILLEVNKSGIKSEKQIEHITAQSENTDGPSNKDPIDEVLRLDEYKIATVKKAIFHFVNKNMSALRLQVTDLEKQFADGVILLLLIGELEGFFIPLYAFYLSPSTHSEMLHNVTLALDILSDRGMTLVNVDPEDIVSQDVAATLKVLYALFQRHKYK
- the parvg gene encoding gamma-parvin isoform X4, producing the protein MEEFVQDSDAPAYFVGERRKTIQPVSLTDSRLVKLKEVLVQWINSTLKSEHIVVQALEEDLYDGLVLHHLLSKLGGVCLQVEEIAVSSAAQMRKLEVILQALNEDLGIGPETDTAAKWSVKLIHSRDLLSTLHLLVAMVKRYNPNLVLPPNVSVEVILLEVNKSGIKSEKQIEHITAQSENTDGPSNNPIDEVLRLDEYKIATVKKAIFHFVNKNMSALRLQVTDLEKQFADGVILLLLIGELEGFFIPLYAFYLSPSTHSEMLHNVTLALDILSDRGMTLVNVDPEDIVSQDVAATLKVLYALFQRHKYK
- the parvg gene encoding gamma-parvin isoform X1, with product MEEFVQDSDAPAYFVGERRKTIQPVSLTDSRLVKLKEVLVQWINSTLKSEHIVVQALEEDLYDGLVLHHLLSKLGGVCLQVEEIAVSSAAQMRKLEVILQALNEDLGIGPETDTAAKWSVKLIHSRDLLSTLHLLVAMVKRYNPNLVLPPNVSVEVILLEVNKSGIKSEKQIEHITAQSENTDGPSNSKSKDPIDEVLRLDEYKIATVKKAIFHFVNKNMSALRLQVTDLEKQFADGVILLLLIGELEGFFIPLYAFYLSPSTHSEMLHNVTLALDILSDRGMTLVNVDPEDIVSQDVAATLKVLYALFQRHKYK
- the parvg gene encoding gamma-parvin isoform X2; translation: MEEFVQDSDAPAYFVGERRKTIQPVSLTDSRLVKLKEVLVQWINSTLKSEHIVVQALEEDLYDGLVLHHLLSKLGGVCLQVEEIAVSSAAQMRKLEVILQALNEDLGIGPETDTAAKWSVKLIHSRDLLSTLHLLVAMVKRYNPNLVLPPNVSVEVILLEVNKSGIKSEKQIEHITAQSENTDGPSNSKSNPIDEVLRLDEYKIATVKKAIFHFVNKNMSALRLQVTDLEKQFADGVILLLLIGELEGFFIPLYAFYLSPSTHSEMLHNVTLALDILSDRGMTLVNVDPEDIVSQDVAATLKVLYALFQRHKYK